The sequence below is a genomic window from Clostridium putrefaciens.
GTGTATAAAGTAAGAGTACGCTAAAGGTTCATCATAAAGGAGTCTGTCTATAATTTCTATAGGTAGTACTGAAATAGTGGTGCTTTCCATAGCAATAGCTGTAAGATTTAAATTTCCACCAGCAAAATAGTCTGTTTCTCCAAAGATTTCACCGGGTTTAAGAAAATAAAGTACCTTTTGACCTCCATTATTATTATAAAGGCAATGTTTTAATCTACCCTTAGTGACTATAGCTACAAAGTATTCCATATCTATGTTAATGATTTGGGTTTTATTATAGGTATAGAAATTCCCAAGTGGTGATACTACATCTAAAAAAAACCTCTGCATTTTATTTTGTCTTTTTTCATCAAACAATTCCTTGTACATATTTTTCTCCTTTTGTTAAGAGTAGTTTACAAGCTTAATTTAAAATTATATAAAAGTGAAGCTCACATTGCTTAAAGTTTTAAACAATGTGAGCTTCACTAATTATAACATAAAATATATTTTAAAAAAATTGACTGATAATAGTTAAATATATTAAGATATCTTTCCACCAGTTTCTTTTATGTCTTCCTTATTTTCTATAATTGCTTTTAAAGCAAATTCTAGTCCTTTAGTTATATCTTCTAAAGCCATGGAAGGCATGTTTTTCTTTTCTAAAACCTGGGATGGAATAAAGGGAACGTGTATAAATCCACCTTTTACATTTTTATATTTTTTGTCTATAAGATATAATAAGCCGTACATTATGTGGTTACATACAAAGGTACCTGCGCTA
It includes:
- a CDS encoding Crp/Fnr family transcriptional regulator, with the translated sequence MYKELFDEKRQNKMQRFFLDVVSPLGNFYTYNKTQIINIDMEYFVAIVTKGRLKHCLYNNNGGQKVLYFLKPGEIFGETDYFAGGNLNLTAIAMESTTISVLPIEIIDRLLYDEPLAYSYFIHSITRKYRISLFQMSDLLFNPSKSKVASTLYRLSLQDINIENEKYIITTPMTHEDLSHLIGCSRVTVTRVLKSLRMDGVISINKRKIIINDINKLRSFI